The genomic region CCTGACTTTCGGATTGTTTTTTGGGCTTCTGCAACTTCCCCATCTACCGAGTCAAATGCATACGCGCCGCCGGAGGACATCGCCCCGAACGGAACAAACCAGCCAAAATTGCCTGCATTCGAACGGCCGGTTAGTGACGCTGCTGGCCGGTGTCTGCAGGAGAAAACGCGGCCAGCCGCTTCCGCTGACGAACCGGCACGGTCGCATCAGCCCGGGGTCCACGGTCCCTGCGAGGACGACGGCGAGCAGTGGTTGCTTAGGCTATGCGGCTTCGAGAATGCTCTTGAGGTTGGTCAGTTGCGCGACCTCGGTCTGCATCGCGCGGGCGATCATCGGCCCTGCGATCTTCATGAGTCCTTTGGGTTGCAGGTCCAGGGTGAACCGGACCTTCGTTCCACCGGGCGCCGCGCTGAGGTGGTACTCGCCGGACGGCCTGGCCGGCCCCGCTACCACCTGGAAGCTTAGGCGTTGTCCCGGGTTCGCGGTGGTGATTTCGTAGTCACCGGCGATGGGCCGGCCGCCGGGGCCGGCGAGGGTCTGGCTGTAGACGGCCCCCAATGCCCCGGGTGTTCCGCTCTTCAGGGCGATGTCCTGAATCCCTGAACGCCATTTGGGGTTATTCAGTCCGTCCGCGAGGAACGCGTAGACGTCCTCCGGTGAACGGCTGATGGTCGTCTCGTTCTCGGCGTGGGCCATGGCTTACCCTTCAATGGTTCCCTGTGCCCGCCGATTTCGGCGGTTGATGATGTCCACACAGTACGTCGGGCCGGAGCTTGTGCCCACCACCCCGACCCGTCCGATGCGGAGCAGGTTAGGGCCGCCCCGCTGCAGTGGGTTTCGGGGCCTCCACCAGCGGGCCTCAAGCACCCTTCAAAGCCGTGCCGCCAAGACCATCGAGGTTGGCCCCTGCGGCGTCGGCGTTCACGCGCCTGTTACCGAGAGCGCCCGGGAAGACCGCTTGCATAATACGTTAGTGCCGACTAACGTATTAGTTGTGCCTGATCTTCTGGAAGTTGCCGCGGAACCAAACAGGCGGGCACTGCTTCGGCTCCTGGCTGAGGGAGAGAGGACCGTGACGGAGCTGTCCGGGCATTTCGCGGTCAGCCGGTCGGCAATTTCCCAGCATCTGCTGCTGCTGTCCGAAGTGGGGCTGGTGTCGGCCCGGAAGGACGGCAGGAACAGGTACTACAGCCTGGACGCGGCAGGAATGGTCCGGCTGCGTGAAGAATTTGACTCCTTCTGGACCAACGAACTGGATCTGCTGGTGGCTGACGCCGGCCGGCTCCACCCACCCACATCGCAAGGGAAAATCTGATGTCATTCAACAAAACTGTCTTCCTCCCGGTCGATCCGGACGCGGCCTTCGCGCTCATCACCGAGCCCGAGAGGCTCCGCCGCTGGAAAACCGTGGCGGCCAGGGTGGACCTGCGCGTCGGCGGTGACTACCGCTGGACCATCACCCCCGGGCATGCGGCGAGGGGGACTTTCACGGAAATCGAGCCCGGAAAGCGAGTCGTCTACACCTGGGGCTGGGAAGGTGACGCCCAGTTACCGCCCGGTGCCTCCACCGTGACCGTGAACCTGGAAGCTGTCGACGGCGGAACGACCGTCCAGCTGATCCACGAAGGGCTGACAACGGAGCAGGAAGTCGGCCACGCCGAGGGCTGGAACCACTTCCTGGAGCGCCTCGTGCTGCTGGCCACGACCGGCGATGCCGGCCCCGACGAATGGTCGGCAGCACCGGACCCCATCGACGAACTCGCCAGCGCCGAAGCCTCCCTCGCCGTGGCCCAACGCGTCCTGCAAGGACTCAAGGACTCGGACATGGACGCCCGCACGCCCTGCGAGGACTTCACCGTTGACGGTCTGCTGGACCATCTCTTCGGATCGATTGCATCGATCGGCACGGCGCTTGGCGTTACCGTTCCGGACAGGCCGACGGCGTCGCCGGAAGTCCGGATCGCCGTGGCCTCGCAGATCACCCTGGAGGCCTTCCGTGCCCGCGGCCTCGAAGGAAGCCTGGACATGGGCTTCGCGGAGCTCCCCGCGACGCTGGTCGCAAACATCCTGAACCTGGAACTGCTGGTGCACGCCTGGGACTTTGCCGCGGCCACCGGGCAGGAACTCGCGGTCTCGCCGGTACTCTCGGACTACGTGCTGGGCCTCGCCCGGAACACCATCAGTCCCCGGATGCGCGGGGCCACCTTCGCGGAGGAGGCGCTGGTCGATGAGTCGGCGGCGAGCATGGAGCGTCTCATCGCGTTCACCGGCCGCGAAGTCGCCGGGATCTGATGCTTCGCCTTCCCCGGCAGAAGGAGAAGACAATGGTTGACGTACTGACAGAGATTGTCATCCACCGGCCGCGCGCGGTTGTGGCCAGCTATGCCTCCGACCCCGAGAATGCCCCCGAGTGGTATACCAACATCAAGGCGGTCGACTGGGAAACCGCGCGGCCCCTGACGGTCGGATCCCGGGTGGCTTTCCGGGCCCACTTCCTGGGCCGGGACCTGGACTACGTGTACGAATTCACGGAGCTGGACCCGGGCGCGAGGCTGGTCATGCAGACAGCCCAGGGCCCGTTCCCCATGCAGACCACCTACACCTGGGCGGACGCGGACCGCTCCTCT from Arthrobacter sp. NicSoilB8 harbors:
- a CDS encoding SRPBCC family protein: MAHAENETTISRSPEDVYAFLADGLNNPKWRSGIQDIALKSGTPGALGAVYSQTLAGPGGRPIAGDYEITTANPGQRLSFQVVAGPARPSGEYHLSAAPGGTKVRFTLDLQPKGLMKIAGPMIARAMQTEVAQLTNLKSILEAA
- a CDS encoding metalloregulator ArsR/SmtB family transcription factor; amino-acid sequence: MRSRLGPPRCSGFRGLHQRASSTLQSRAAKTIEVGPCGVGVHAPVTESAREDRLHNTLVPTNVLVVPDLLEVAAEPNRRALLRLLAEGERTVTELSGHFAVSRSAISQHLLLLSEVGLVSARKDGRNRYYSLDAAGMVRLREEFDSFWTNELDLLVADAGRLHPPTSQGKI
- a CDS encoding TIGR03086 family metal-binding protein, with protein sequence MSFNKTVFLPVDPDAAFALITEPERLRRWKTVAARVDLRVGGDYRWTITPGHAARGTFTEIEPGKRVVYTWGWEGDAQLPPGASTVTVNLEAVDGGTTVQLIHEGLTTEQEVGHAEGWNHFLERLVLLATTGDAGPDEWSAAPDPIDELASAEASLAVAQRVLQGLKDSDMDARTPCEDFTVDGLLDHLFGSIASIGTALGVTVPDRPTASPEVRIAVASQITLEAFRARGLEGSLDMGFAELPATLVANILNLELLVHAWDFAAATGQELAVSPVLSDYVLGLARNTISPRMRGATFAEEALVDESAASMERLIAFTGREVAGI
- a CDS encoding SRPBCC family protein, with translation MVDVLTEIVIHRPRAVVASYASDPENAPEWYTNIKAVDWETARPLTVGSRVAFRAHFLGRDLDYVYEFTELDPGARLVMQTAQGPFPMQTTYTWADADRSSTRMALRNTGKPAGFSAVVNLVMAPVMRRAMQKDLAKLKQILEAA